Part of the Haliotis asinina isolate JCU_RB_2024 chromosome 8, JCU_Hal_asi_v2, whole genome shotgun sequence genome is shown below.
ATGGAACTATAGGTACACAGAGTGAGGGAGTGCACGACTCCTGTAGCAAATTCCAGGCATTACAAGCATCTTCAAGTTAGCAACAATgagttaataatttcaaaatgtgaaaacatagGTATACTAAGTCAGGGAGTGCACTACCCCAGCAATATACTCCGTGGGCTACGAGCGTGTTCGAGCTGGTTACACATCAGCAAAAGAGAGTTAATAATTTCAGAGTGTGAAAAACATACGTACACAAAAGGCAACCAGGGTAGTTTGGTATGGTGCCTTGTGTCCACTATGGCTGGAACAAATGTATATCCAGGCCCATCATATCAGATGGAGATCCATCTCACTTGACATTCGGTGACAGAAGGTCGACATTTCCCTCATGTTCATGATTTGTCTGAACATACCTTTAGATTCCTAAGGAATCTTCAAGTGCTAAAAACCCAGAATGTTCGCTATGCATTGTAACTGTAATTGGTCCAGCTCGTAGTGGCTCTAAGCCGATGTCGGAGTCAGTAGATGGACCCTCCAAGGATTCTGGCCAGAGTAGTCCTTGGTGGGTGATACAGTGATGAGGGAGGTCAATGATCCAAATGAGCTGATCTCGGTGTTGGTGTTGGAAATCAAGACATACTGTCATCTCAGTAGGAGCGTCTCCTTGGTGTCCATGCCTTAATACCCCACTGCATTTGAATAGGCTGCAAAGGACCAGAGGAGAAGTGCATAGAACGATTGTGCCGAGGTTGGACTCTCTAGAATGCTCCATACCATGATCCTGAGATCTTGGGTTCGGTGTCACCTTCGTGGGCATTGCACTGGTCCATGTACCGTTGGTGGTTTTTCATGCACTGGCCCGCCAGGAGTCAGTCCTATAGCACATATTGGCTACGTTATGTGTAGCTGAATACGCCACAGATCTTCCTTAACACATTCTTGATGTACTGATTGGAACGTCGAATTCAGATGGACATTGTGCTCGGTTACCCATACTCATGTGAATATTCGGGGACGGTATTCCATAATCTTGAAGAATTTTTTTGCCATGGTTGTTTCTCTGTATGAAAGACTCCCTTGAACTCGATTTTCGCttagatttgccatctgatCATTCTCTGAGGGTCAGTTTAATCAGCTAGTAAGTTACCTTGAGGTTTGAATAAGTTATTTTCTGTGTTTAATGGTGACATATTTGATATGAAAATAGAGGATGTTGCGATACTATTTTCAGTGAGTATGTAACAGAGAAGGGTGAGATTAAGAAGTGGCTGGGGGCTCCCCGATAGTGTGCTGCTAAAGCTTCAGATTTGTGGAAGGATAAACTGTGAATGGGTTGTCTTGGTGAGGAGCCATGAAGgtggaaatatgtatacatgcacTAAATTCAGTTTCCAAGGGGCATTAAGAACAGTAACAAACGTTTTATGCGGGATAGAAAGTTTAAAATTGATAATCTGAAACAGGAGCGGCACATATTCTCGGCACATACCACATTAATTCCTGagactagattttcgaagcgctTTTAGCGCTTAGACAGTCGGAAGTCAATGATAATGTATgggacttacgactatcttagagctaaggGAGCTTTAAAAATCTTGGCCCTGATCTTGGGTATGACCCCCGGGTTTCTCTACGTTTTATGTGCGGGTACCACACCCGCGGATCTTGAATCAACGCCCATAACAGGCATTTTAGGTCTGCAGTCCACATCCAGTTGTTAAGTCCTGTTGTGTCTTAAATACCCTTATTAAATATTCAACAACTGACTCTTAAttatatgaaaaacatgttttcagattCATAACATAACTAAGTGTACACCATTGTTCCTGGAATCGAACACTGCCGTCGGCACTCGATTCCGGGCTGAAGGTTGAATCAAACTACAAACTGACATATAAATAGtccagcctggaccagacaaaacaaaacagaggcTTGGATTATGAGAAATGCCCCCTTTCATGGGTAATCATTGAGTTGTCATTACCTGACAGATCAGATGCACACAACCTTGTACACTAGAGAAATGAACCAGGGTTGTCCACACCCACAAGTGAACACGCTGAAAATCTGGTGACTGTTgccactaacttgggggaaccaaaTGCAGACCTTACGCAGATGCACTGCATGAAGATCAATCATCAAAtttctgaaaagcatgtgcaaatattgtgcagAGTTTTCACGGAGTTTCATCATTCAACTTATGACAATCTTTTCAAAGTTACAAATTGGACCTCAGTTCAGAGCACCTTTAAACAgtaagaaatattttgtaaaatctaGTCTATAACAGTTGCCTAGTGGCTACTGGGTAGAATATTTGGAGATGTAATTGAGCATGAACATGCCTGATGCTTGAAAACATGATTTCTATTGTCTGTTCGTATTATGTTTGTCAGTGACTTTCTATCACGAAGGATTGCACGTGTATTTAATtgtgtttaattattttcaccaCTTAAACATTTTCTCATCAACCCTGTTATTTTCCAAGGAGTGAGAGATCCAGTAACAGTCAATGTTTAGTGTGAATGAATAATATAAAAGTGTCCCTATTTATACAGATGACAAAACAAAAGGGACACAACATACACAAGTTTTGCTAACAGTATCCAAATACTTGTGCAATGCAGAAACTTGGAAACACTTCAAAAGACACAAGCATGACGATGTTTCAAACATAAGAGCACAACTTAAATCGcttacactgaaatatttattccagcATGTGCTCCGCACACAATACAAAAAGAAATTGAAagtatatcacattaaataatgttAAATTCATCCAGTCCTCTTGCAAGGTCTTAGCCATGGAACATTGTTCTTTACGAACTGAATAAGTGAACCATGACAAAGGTGCCCACTTAGTGTCCATAGTGATCAAATCACAAGTCGGGCAACACATGCAGGGACATGAGAAAGCAGCACTAGATGATGACAGGACATTCAAAGAAAGTAGTCTCACTTCTGACAGTTCACCTGAAACATCAAAAAAGCTTAATCAATTTCCAATCAACAGCAGCTATGCTCACTACAAAACCCGTAAGTGCTTGGCCCATCCTACAACATggacaaagggagataactcaattGACATGACAACACAATCAGGCTTTATTACTTTATTTCTTGAATTTTATCATCTTTCTTTGCAATCCTGTAAAATGATTCAGAAACGGTTCCAAAACTAAGAATAATGTGCATCCAGATTTTAGTATACTTACAATATCGTCAATTTTCAATATACTCCTGACTGTTTCAGCTGCCAGGGAAATAGCACTGGTTGAGACAAGAAGGGGCTGCACCACATTTTCCTCCAGGATGTTGGTAATAGCTCCCTGAAGAACACGCAACAGTGAAATCATTATGCACTTGTCATCTTCTTGATTCAACAAACTTATTTAACACTGAATACAAACAAACTGAAGCTCAGGCCAATTTACTCCAGTTTAAAGTGTTTGGGGGTCATCTTACACCAATTGATGTCAAAATTCCCAAATGAGCTTGAGCAACTAAGAGAAAATAGTATTATCAAACAGGTACAGAAACACATTAAAGATGTGAACAATAAGCCAACAAAATCACAGGTCTCATGGCATATCAGAGTGTTTGTTCTCAGTCAAGATTCTTGATGGGGAATCCAACACAAAATAACTCATCATTTTTGCCACAATTGTTCACACTGGGTAAAAAGAAATAATTgaaaaatattccaaatattgCCAAACTGAATATATGACCATTGTATTGGCTCAAAGGACTGGTACTACATCTCTAGGCAACTACATGTGATAAAACAGAGGTGTCTGCTCACATACCTTTCTGACATTGATTCCTGCTGTCCTTTCCCCCTGAGCATGTTTGTTTCTTAGTTCTGTCACTGTGGCGATGGGGTTGAGTCCAGCATTCTCTGCTAGTGTGAAAGGGATGATCTCTAGTGCTTCAGCAAATGCTCGATAACAGTACTGCTCCATTCCTGAGAGTGTGTTGGCATACTCCATCAGACGAAGAGCCAGCTCTGTCTctggggcaccgccaccagcaaTAAGAGCCCTGGGAACAACAGATCAGGGAATCTTACAATACTTGTTGGGGATGTTTTTCAGTATGTAGTAATGGTCACTATTCCGTGTGTTCATACTGTCAACCAATAAAGTATTGAGGTGATTGTTTTGTGTTAACACTTTCTTCAAAAccattccaccaatatcatgacAGCCCAAAAAATGACACGGTAACAATTTGTTCTGCTGGACTTGCGTAACATCAACTTGACCCAAAATGAATCTTCGTATCCCCACAATAGGTTGCTTTTAACCAGAATCCTTACAGAAACCAAGCATAGGTAGCATATTTAGACACCTACCTCTTCTTGACAAGACACCTGATGACACAGAGGGCATCATGGAGTGACCGATCTGCCTCCTCCAGCACCAGCTTGTTGGATCCTCTGAGCAGAACACTGATGGTCTTGCCCTGGTTTGCTATACCAGTTATCTGTGAACACCAACAGATTTCAGCACATGAAAATTGACCATATTGTCACTAATATTACGTCAAGATATGTTTTGGAGCCGAGACTTCATGAATGTCTTAACTAACATTTACTAACAGGACTAATAGTTGTCAAAGCTCTATGAATGCAGTTACAAGAATCATGTGCCAATGGCTACTTAATGCATACTACAGTATACAGCACGTATATTCTAAATTATGAGAACCTGTTCTCTCCTTGCTGAGGTAAGGATGTTCTTGAAAGAGGAATACAACTCATGTCATAGGTGCCTTCCAATCCCCTCACATTCTGCTTTTCAAGTAAATAATTACAATCTACAAGTGAAATGTTGTTATACTTGAGACAACAAGTTTTTAGTTGATTTTGTTGGACATAATGGCTCACCTTGACAACTTTCTCACTGCCTGTGGAGATCTCCTCTGCCAACTCAGCAGAACCAAGGTTATCTGCTGTGAAGTGGTCCAGGCTGGCAATAGGCCGGCAGTTGAGTGTCTGGAAGTGTTATCATTGTTCATTAACATTATTAaatgaaacaacaaaaacactgcTTTATTTAACTCCACTGACTATCAATGTTAAGgaaacgtttttgttttttctattAAGATCATTACGTAGTTACAGCTATGATCTCTCTGGTTTCTTAAAGGAAACATACCTTGCTTACAAACTCTACTTCCTCTCTCTCAATGTCCTTGACCaccattattttcatttttgccAGGAAATGAAGGGCAAGGTCACTTACAGCATCCCTGTGTGAAAAACATATATCATCCAGTCACATATCTATAACATAAAGTGAAACATTTACTTTGGATAATCAACACTGTACAAGCAAGCAAACTGTCACCTGGAAAAAGGTTAAATCTAAAAGCTATGACAAGGACTATTTgaacaccattttttaaaaggaTGTTTGAGTGAAGTGTTCCAGCTACATCACAGCTTGTCAATATGATATAGGAGTGAAACTCGTCTTGGATATTTACTACACTAGTAAGTACCCATGAGGACAAGAATGTGCTGACATACCTAAACGACATTAGCCACCGAATGGGACCTAAAAAGAGTTGTCTGGTTTAATCATGGGACACACAGGGAATTGTGGTCAATTAATTTGGGCCATTATCAGTCTGAAGGTGTGTACCTGAGAATAGACTTCTGTATAAGCAGGAGATTACAGCCGGCTTTCTTGATCTGCTTGACAATATTGAGGATGTAGTTCCTCTCTTCCTTTAACACCCGGTCCATCTGACTATAGTCAGACACGATCACCTGGTTCTCCATCTGACATACAATAGAAGAATGGAGGACTAAGTCTTCAAATTTTTCTGCACCTCATGATGAATGAAtcgaattgagtgagtgagtatagttttacgccacactcagcaatattacagctatatggcagcagtctgtaaataatcaagtctggaccagacaatccagtgatcaactacatgagcatcgatctgtgcaactggcaaccaatgacgtgtcaaccaagtcagcgagcctgagcacctgatcctgttagttgccccttacgacaagcatagtcaccttttatggcaagcatgggttgctgaaggccttttctacctggggaccttcacgggtgaacGAACTGAAACACTTAACGAATATGACAATTAATACAAGCTACCAATTatatcacttaaactgacagaAGATGAACACATTAGCTCACTTCATCATGCAACTTACATCTGTTTTAGGTGGTGAAATGCAGAACTGGATGAGAGCAATCTTAGCTTTCTCTATTTTAGTAGGTCCTCCACCAGAAGCCTTCTGTGTGAATACAAGGCCGTTGATGAGCTCAGTGTCGTCCACTGTGCCACTGTCAGGAAGAAAGGCATATGTACAGAAAGAacgtaaacatgtaaataaagcaTGTTGCATGACCTCTCACTCATTGATGTtgactcttacaacaagcatggaatGCTGGGGCCCCTTCTTGCCCTGAATCCCCACTGGGTTAGAGGAAGGCAACTTAAGTTgatattaagtcacttaaacACCCTGTAGCCACTAACCCGAGT
Proteins encoded:
- the LOC137293927 gene encoding T-complex protein 1 subunit delta-like, producing the protein MPAAQSQSNEGSRSEYKDKDKPTQIRISNFIAAKAVADAIRTSLGPRGMDKMIQASNGDVTITNDGATILKEMQVLHPAAKMLVDLSKAQDIEAGDGTTSVVVLAGSMLDACSKLLEKGIHPTTISESFQGAAAKAVEILEGMVTPLALSDRDSLLKSASTSLNSKVVSQYSNILSPIAVDTVLNVIDPSTADNVDLKDIRIIKKLGGTVDDTELINGLVFTQKASGGGPTKIEKAKIALIQFCISPPKTDMENQVIVSDYSQMDRVLKEERNYILNIVKQIKKAGCNLLLIQKSILRDAVSDLALHFLAKMKIMVVKDIEREEVEFVSKTLNCRPIASLDHFTADNLGSAELAEEISTGSEKVVKITGIANQGKTISVLLRGSNKLVLEEADRSLHDALCVIRCLVKKRALIAGGGAPETELALRLMEYANTLSGMEQYCYRAFAEALEIIPFTLAENAGLNPIATVTELRNKHAQGERTAGINVRKGAITNILEENVVQPLLVSTSAISLAAETVRSILKIDDIVNCQK